The following nucleotide sequence is from Nitrospira sp..
TCATGGAGACAAGGATAGGGGGAAGAATGCAGTTCTCATGGCACATCATCATCGCATCGGTGTCGGCCTTCTTGTTTCAATCGGCTGCCAATCTGGCTGAAGCCGGCAACAACCGGCTCACCACCTACGAGCCCCGTCCCTTCCTGCTCGCGCAGGCGTCGCCGAGCGGCGAGCCCACGGAGACGACGGAGTTCAACATCTCGCCGCAGCCACTGGGTTCGGCCATCACGACATTTGCCGATCAAGCGAACTATCGCCTCTTGGTTCCCTCGGAGATGACGGAGGGCAAGACCACGAACGGTGTCTCCGGTCGTCACACACCCGAAGAAGCCCTGACGCTGCTGCTCACCGGAACCGGTCTGAGCTATCGATTGACTGATTCTCGCACCATGACCCTCGAACCGGCCGGCGTCACGCCGCTGCCGCCGTCACCCGTAGCCCAGGCGACATCACCTGAGCCCCCCAATCCCAACACCCAGGTGCAATCCGGCGCCAAACCGGTGAAGGTACCCGAGGTCGTCATCAAGGAAGTGGAGGATCGCGGCTACAGCGTGGATGAGTCTTCGACAGCCACGCGCATTCCGGCACCCATTCATGACACACCGCGGTCGGTCGAGGTGGTGACCCGCCAGGTGTTGGACGATCAAAAGGTCATCCGCTTCAGCGAAGCGCTGCGGAACGTGAGCGGCGTCTCCCAATCCAGCACCCAGGGTGGACAAGGCGGCACCTTCATGATCCGTGGCTTTGCCTCCGAACTCAACGTGTTCAAGAACGGCTTCCGCGACGACAGCACGTTCAGTTCGCGCACCCAGCGGGACATCATCAACATCGAAAGCGTCGAAGTGGTCAAGGGCCCTCCCTCGTACCTGTACGGAAGGTCCGATCCGGGTGGCGTCATCAACCAGGTCACGAAGGCGCCCCTGAAGAATCGCTATTATTCGGCGGAAATGATCGTCGGCAGTTACGGCTTGTATCGCCCACAGATCGACATCGGCGGGCCGCTCAACGAAAGCAAGACACTCACCTATCGGTTCAACGGCATGTACGAGTCCGCGGAAAGTTATCGTGACGGGGTGAAGAGCCAGCGCATTTTCCTGGCGCCGACGTTCGGCTGGGAAATGAGCTCCCGGACCACGTTACGGTTCGAGGGTGAATACCTCTTCGATCGATCGCCCATCGACCGGGGCCTCATTGCCTTCGGCAACGGCGTGGCCCCCATCCCCATCAGCCGGTTCTTGGGCGATCCCAACCGGAAGATGGAAGTCCAGCAGGGCAAGGCCACCATCACCCTCTGGCACGAGATCAACGATATGTTCCGGTGGCGTACCGCGTTCAGAGCCGCGGCGGCCCGCAGCCGGTATTCCAGCTTGGAATCGAACTTCCTGGTCGGTGCCGAGAGCGACGGCATCCTGAACCTGGCGCGGTACGAAATCCCGACGACGGTCCAGAGCCACTATCTCCAGAACGAATTACACGGCAACTTCTTCACCGGTTCGATCAAACATAAGACGATCATCGGCATCGAACTGGGCCGGGAAAATTCCTCGGCCACGGCTTCGGGAGATTTCGGCGGCGACACCACCACGCCGGGCGCCTTCAGCTATATCAACATTTTCAATCCCAATGACCGGTTATTCTTGAATCCGACCCTCACGAAATTCAGCGACGCCAGCCAACAGAACAACATTCTGGGTGCCTATGTCGGCGACCAGGTCGATCTACTGGACAACCTCCATATGCACTTCGGCGGGCGTTTCGACCTGTTCGACCAGACCATCACGAACCGCCCCGACGGCCTGACGCCGACGGGCAGCGAGAACACCAAGACCGATACGGCCTTCAGCCCGTCGGTCGGCATCGCCTATCAGCCCTGGAAGCCGATCACCCTCTATGCCAACTATACGGAATCCTTCGCCCCGCAGAGCGCCGGTTCCCGGAGCATCAGCGGCAATCTGTTCGACCCAGAACGCGGCAAGTCGTATGAGGGCGGCGTCAAATACGAAGCCTTCGGCGGCAAGTTGCGATCGACCGTAGCGGTCTTCGACATCAAGAAGAAAAACGTGCTGACCGCCGACCCGCTCAACGGCTTCTTCTTCTCCGTTGCGACAGGCGAACAACGCAGCAAGGGCGCGGAGTTCGACATCTCAGGCCAGATCCTGCCGGGATGGGACATCATCGCCAACTACGCCTACATCGACACGCGCGTGACCAAAGACCTGCTCTTCGCCGAAGGCAGCCGCGCACCGAACAGCGCGCTGCATCAAGGCAGCCTCTGGACGACCTACTTCTTCCAGGAGGGCGTCGTGAAGGGCTTCGGGGCCGGTATCGGCATGTACGCGCAGGGAAAACGCAACGGGATCTTCCAATGTCAGGATCCGGCGAACTGCCAAGCTCCGTTTGAGCTCGCCGGATATGTTCGTATGGACGCGGCGCTTTATTATCGCAAGCAGGAAGTCTTCAACAAGACGAACCTGCTCGCCGCGATCAACTTCACCAACCTGCTCGATCATCGGTATTTCAGCGGCGCGCAGAATTTCCGCGAGATCGTCTACACCGGCGCGCCGTTCACCGCGGTCGGGTCCCTGAGGTTCGAGTTTTACTGAGAGGGAGGGCCATACCGACAGCAGCGCGAGGCGCGCATCTGATCACAGGTGTACGCCTCGCCCGTTGAGGAGCAGGAGAGGGCAGACGACGGGTTATTGCTCGGCTCGTTTGAGTTGAGCTTTAAGGTCCGCGAGAGCAATCACCACCAGTTCGCCGCACCGGTGGCACTTCACAACGACACCCCGCTTTTCGATCCGAGCCGTGAGTCGGCCGCAGAGGCACCGGACATCCTGATCGGCCTGGGCTGTCGCACTTTGATTCATCGAGGTCTGTCCTATTGGCGGCGAAGAATCTCGCTCTTATATAGGACGTACGACGCGGCCTAAACCTTACCTCTCTCCCCTCGGTCCCTCGGCTACGCGGAATCGGCAGGCGCAGGTGTGGTTTTGACCACCTCACGCGTCTCCTTCATAGAGGGACCAGGCCCATGCTCACTCAGCCTTTTCAACCGGCGCATCAAACTCATCCGACCGCCAGCCGACCGATCCCGCCGACACCAGTTGGAACCGTGGCAACCCAGCCGGCTCGAAAGTCTCTCAGAAAACTCTGGTTGCGCCTCCATTTGTACGTAGGCCTGATCGGAGGCGCACTGTTCGTCTTGACCAGCCTGACGGGCAGCCTCCTGGTGTTCTACAAGACCATCGATGAATGGCTGAATCCGGAGCAGTTGATCCGAACTGTCGGGAGCGATCATCCCCTGAGCGACATCGTGGCGGGAGCCAGGACCGCGCATCCGGATTGGTCCCCTCCCGACACCCTCATCTTTCCGCTCCACGAGCGTGACACGTTCCATGCCTGGTTCAAGGATCCCGCTGCCGCCCCTCCCGAGGAGCACTGGCATGTCGTCGCTGTCGATCCCTCGACCGCCCGCCCCTTGAGTGACCGTCGATGGGGCAGCTTTTTCGTCTCCTTCATCTATGAATTGCACCAAGAGCTGCTGCTGGGAAGACCGGGCGAGATCTTCGTCGGCCTCCTAGCTGTCCTGCTCCTCGTCTCGATCGGAACGGGACTTTACCTCTGGTGGCCGGCCCCGGGGAAACTGCGCCGCGCCTTCTCGTTTCAATCCGGCGGGAGTCTCATCAGAAGACATTATGGCTGGCACAAGCTGACAGGCCTCGCCGGCGCACTTGTGCTCACCCTCCTCGCCGTGACGGGATTTTATTTGGAGTTTCCTGACGCTGTCACCTCGGTCGTGCGCTGGTTCTCACCGGTGCGGGACCAATCGCCAGAACGGCAGCCACGGTCAGAACCGCAAGCGGGAGTGCCCAGGATTCCCCCCGAGCAGGCGGTCGCCGTTGCCCGAACCGTCTTCCCGGACGCCACACCAATGTGGCTCGGCCTGCCCCAGCACGAGCGCGACAGTTATTCCGTGGGGCTCCGTCAACCAGGAGAGGTGCGCCAGGCGGGAGGACAAACCGAGGTCTGGATCGATCAATACAGCGGCACGGTGCGAAGGGTCGAGGACTGGCGAACGTTCACCCGCGGGGAAACCCTGTTGTCCTGGCTCTTTCCTCTTCACAACGGCGAAGCGTTCGGGTTGAGCGGCCGCTGGATCATCTTCGCCGCCGGGTTGACGCCGCTGCTGCTCTATGTGACGGCCTTGCGGATGTGGTGGTTGAAGCGAGACGCCCATCGGCGCCGACGGGAAAGTTAGACGCGACGCAAGATGCGTCCTTGTGCAACCGAGACGTGCCGGACCATCACCTGCCGGCTCTTCACTCGACAAGCGCCACAGAGCCCATAGAGTTCCAGCCTGCAGGCCGTCAGGTGAAAGCCGTGATCGGTAGCCACCTCTTGCCGCAAACGTTCGATGGCCGGATCCTCGAATTCGACGATGTGGCCGCACCCGGTGCAGATCAGGTGGTCGTGCGCTCCCTTCGCCGAGAGGTTGTCGTATTGCGTTTCCTCGCCGAAGCGTCGAGCCTCCGCAAACCCCTTCTCGCACAACACCCGCATCGTCCGATAGATCGTGTTCAACGGCGCACGTAAGCCCTGCCGGTTGAGCCGGCCATACAGCTCGCGGACCGTGATGTGCTCCTCCTGCAGAAAAGCCTGGACGATCCGTTCGCGCTGCAGGCTCCAATTCAGCCGTGAACGGCCCAAACTCGTCCGGACCCGTTCGATTCCCTCCCTCACACGCCGGTCCCGCCCGTCTGGCTGAGACCGCATCGTCATCGCTTTCATTCGAGCCGTTCTCCAGGATTTATCACGGAACGACCGCGCTGCCGCACCGCCTTTATTGAATAAGACGCACAACTCCCCGCACACCACACCCGGCATGATGGCCCGGGCTGAATGAACCTGGAAAATGAACATTCCCATTCAGATTGGGCCTCCCCTACTATCTGCCGCACCACCGACCGATTGTCGACCAACGCAACAGGACCCATGTCGGAACTGACACAACACGATCTCTCAGCCTTGGTTCGCGATCACGGGCCTGAGCTGCAGCACTTCCTCACCCGTCGCTTGGGCTGCGCCGATACCGCCAAGGACCTCGTGCAGGACACCTTTCTTCGCCTGCTCCAGAACATGCCGGGCGAAATCCTTGGTAATCCGCGCGCATTCCTCTTCCGGGTGGCGACGAATTTACTGATCGATCACCACCGGCGCCAGCAGCACCGGGATACGGTGACGCTGGACGACCCGGAGCGCCCGCTCGACCAAGCAGACCAGAGTCCCTCCATCGAAACGGTCGTCTGGTCGAAGCAGCAGGTGGCACGCCTGAAACTCGCCATCCAGGAGTTACCCCCGAAATGCCGCCACGTCTTTTTGCTCATCAAATTTCACCACATGAGCCATGCCGATGTGGCGGCCCAACTCGGGATTTCTCAAAGTACGGTCGTCAAGCACATGATCAAGGCGGTCGACTTTTGTCGCAGCCGCCTCGAGGATCCCTAGCGCCGCCGCCGCACCCGAATGGATGTCCAGGCCCCGTGACGCGTCTCCCCTACATGGGGAGCCGGTTGAGCCGACAACGTGACAAGACCGTGGCTGTGGCGTTACCATGACCCACCCGATGGGCACACCGGAACCCAACACCGTCGCTTCAACCGCCTCCGCCTGGCTCGTCCTGATGCAGACCGGACCCGTCACGGATGACGAGCGCCAGCGCTTTGCTGAGTGGTTGTCCGCAGACCCGACCCATCCCGCCGCCTATCGGGAGGCCGAACGATTCTGGCGCGCGTTGGATGGGTTGAGCCCGGACGATATCCGTGAGCTGGAGCGGTCCCTGCCTCAGGAGTCGGCCCGCGAGTCGACGCAGCCCCTCCAGTCCTGGCGCCGTCTCACGGCGATGGCCGCCTGCGTGCTGCTCGTCACGGGTGCCGGCCTGTGGTTGGCACTCGTCCTCTGGCCGCTCGGAGGCTACCGCACCGCGGTGGGGGAACAGCGCACCCTCACCCTGCCCGACGGTTCGACGATTCAGTTGAATACGGATACCTCGCTCTCGGCCGTGATCACGGACCGGGAACGGCGCCTCACCCTCCATCGAGGCGAAGCCTTCTTCGCCGTCGCCCCGGACCAGGCTCGCCCCTTCGAAGTGACGGTCGGTCAGGGCACCATCCGCGCATTGGGCACCGCCTTCAATGTCAGAACGGACAGGGACCGCACGACGGTCACGGTGTCCGAACACAGCGTGCGCATTCGTCTGGGGCACGAACCTTCCATCGACGTCCAAGCGGGCGAGCAGCTTCGTTATCAGCCGAGTGGATGGCTCGGAGCAGTGGAACGGGCCGACCTAAACCGCGCCTTGGCGTGGCAGCAGCATCGTCTGATGTTCGAGAACCAACCGTTGCCTGAGGTGCTGGATGAAGTGGCCCGCTACCGCTCCGGACGGCTGGTGTTTCTGCGGGATCAGTCCCTCAACACACTGTTGGTCACGGGTTCCTTCGATACGGAGCGACTGGATCACTTCTTCTCCGCTCTTGAAGAAAGCCTCCCGATCCGCATCGTGACGATCGCCGATCGCGTGATCCTGCTGTACCGAAGCCGCATCGCCAAATCGTAAACTTTTTCTCGCCGCAGTAGACCTTCGTCTTCGTCCGTCCGTCGTAGTGAGTGGGCCGCACATCGGCTCGACCACCAGTGGTACTACGACGGAAAGGATGAGATATGTTCGCACCGCTTCTCTTTTTGGGCCTGCTGATGATGTCCTCGGCCCCAATCGGCACGGCGCAAGCCCAGGACGCGCCTGCGTCATCCCCGCAGACCTTCGCCATCGCGCCGCAGCCGCTCTCCTCCGCCTTGCTGCAATTTTCCAGCATGACGCAGATCGAATTGCTCTACGATGCGGCCATGACGCGTGACGTCGAGACGCAGGGCGTCTCGGGCGAGTACACTCCCGAGGAGGCCCTGCGCATCCTACTCCGGGACACGGGGCTGTCCCCGCGTACCACGACATCCGGCAGCATCACACTGGAACGGATGTCCGCCCCTCAATCCATGTCTGCTGCAAGAGCGCCGAGTCTCGCGACGGCAGCGGTACCCGAAACCTCGCCTCGACCTGCCGCACAGAAGTCGGTGAAAGTTCCAGAAATCGTCGTCAAGGATATCCGGGACCGCGACGACGACACCCAGACCTATGTCGCCGAGGAATCCACCACGGCGACCAGAACCGACACGCCGATCCGCGACGTCCCGCAATCGATTCAAGTCATCACGCGCAAGGTCATTGAAGAGCAGCGCACGTTCCGCTTGCAAAACACCTTGGAGAACATTTCCGGCATTAATGCCACGGAGTCCGCAGCCTCCCTCTATGATTCATTGATCATCCGAGGATTCACCGCCACGGATCGCAGCTATTTCCGAAACGGCCTACTCGACCCCTTCGCGCAGTTCACGGCGTCGGACACCTACAACATTCGTCGGCTGGAGGTGCTGAAGGGCCCGGCCGCCGTCCTCTACGGACAAGGAGATCCGGGAGGCGTGATCAACATCGTGACGCACAAGCCCCTGCCGAACGCAGCCTATTCGGCGAACGTCACGCTGGGTAATTTCCACTTCTACCGCTCCGAACTCGACGCGACCGGCCCGCTCAATGCCGCCAAGACAGTCCTCTATCGCCTGAACGTGGCAGGGCAGAAGGCCGGCAGTTTCATGGACTACGCGAACCGCGATTTAGCGGCGATCGCACCGAGTGTGACCTGGCTCATGAGTTCACGCACCACCTTGACGGTCGAGGCGGACTACTTGCGCCGCTGGAGCAATGATCCGTACGGCCTGCCGGCACAGGGGACGTTTCTGCCGAACCCCAACGGCGAGATCCCGCGCCATCGCGCCACCACCCTCGGCAACTTCAGCACCTTCAATCGCACCTCCTATCGCTTCGGGTATGACCTGACGCATCAGTTCAACGACAAGTGGTCCATCCGCAATGCCTTCCGCCACACGATCGCGGAAGACGACCGAAACAATCTGTACGCAGGCTTCGGGGGCGTCTTGGAACCGGACTTCCGAACCATTCAGCGGTTTCAGGTCCTGCAGCCAGGCGTCGCCCGTCGCCATGCCAATTCGATGGTGACGAACCTGGTCGGGCATTTCCGTTTCCTCGACATGGACCACACCCTCTTGACCGGCATCGAGTTGCGTCAGGAGAAAACCGACCAATCCAATTACACGGTCGCCGGTGCCCCTCCTCTGGATCTCTTCGCTCCGGATTACTCGCTGCCTCCCCTGCCGTTCACGGGCGATCGTGTGAGTTTCCGAGCCGATAACAAGACCGCCGCCGTCTACATGCAGGATCAGGTGACCATCCTCCCCAACCTGAAATTTCTGGGCGGACTCCGCTTCGACTATGTGCACCAATTTCAACAGTCCGTAGGTGAGCCGCAACAGACCGCGGACAACCACGCCGTCAGCCCCCGATTGGGCCTCGTCTACCAGCCGGTGGAGCCCGTCTCCCTCTACACGTCGTGGACCAAGGGTTTTCAGCCGAGTTCGGCCGCCTCGTTGAATCCGGACGGCGGGTTGTTCAAGCCGGAGCGGTCGACGCAGTACGAAGTCGGCATGAAAACGTTCTTCTTCGACAACCGCGTCTCGGCTACCCTGGCCTGGTTTCACCTGACCCGCGAAAATCTCCTCACGCCGAACCCCGACCCGGCTCTCGCGCTACAAGGGTTTTCGGTGCAAACGGGTGAACAACGCAGTCAAGGCATCGAGTTGGATGTCACCGCGCAACTGACGCCCGGATGGAATATCCTGGCCGGCTATGCCTACACCGATGCCGAGGTGACGAAAGATACCGACACCTCGTTGGTCGCCAAACGGCTGGCCAACGTGCCGTACAACAAGTTCACCTTCTGGTCGACCTACCACATCCAGGAAGGGCTGTTACAAGGTTTCGGCGCCGGCGGAGGACTCTTCGCCTACACGGGCCGCAACGCCTCCATCTTCGGAGATCAAACCGAGATGCCGGGCTACATCCGCGCCGATGCAGCCCTCTACTACAACCGCGACCTCCAGAAGGGCAACTGGCTGGGAGCGAGGAGCATGCATATCGCGCTCAACGTCAGAAATCTGCTGGACCAACGGTATGTCGCCACCTCCTACAACGGTTCGAATCAGTTCTTCTTCGGCGAGCCTCGAACGGTGCTGGCCACCGTCGGGTTGAGGTTCTAAGGCCATGCCGCTGATCTGGATCGGGACAGGTCTTCTCTTCGCGCTCCTGTCCGCTTGCGCCGAAGGCCGGTGGGTGCAAGCGGGCAAGACCGACGCCCAGACGCAGGAAGATTGGGACCAATGCAAGGCGGAGGTATTCTCCGGCGTAGAACATCAGAAAGACACGATGGCGGGCGGGGTCAACTTGAGCAGGTGCATGCAATCGAAAGGCTATCGCTACGTCGAGGACCACCCGCCGCAAGGCTCCGGCCCGGAAACTCCTTCGTCACCCAAGGAAGCCTCGGCACAAACTGATCCCGGCGTTGAGCGCGGTTTATTTGAACCTCAGCCGTGAGCTGGTACGGCCCGCGGCGGCGGCCGTGACGACGCGCACGCCGACTCCACTTGATACCCGCACGCCGCGTCCCCTCTACCAGCCGATTGAACCGACCATCGGATATGCGGCCGTGATCGCTGAGGCGCAGCGTGAAGCGCAACGAAGAGGCTGGACGGAACCGGCCGGTGGGGCATCCTACAATCCCCGATACGGGATCTACCAAGTCCGATTTTTTCAACCCGGTGACGACATGCGTCTTGACTCCGCGTCGACGGAGGTGACAGTCTACTTAGCATCCCCACTCCACGCATGGTGATACCATGACGACTCTGATCAACATCCCCCTATCGGTGATGACACTGGTGACCGCCGCGCTTACAGGCTGCGCTCAAGTCGCGTCTGGCGGGCGATTCTCCTCATCCGAACCTTCCGCTGAGAGGGCTTGTGATCAATCGACTTACGAACGCAGCTACGTGACCACCTGCGTCTCCACGATGTCCCGAGACCCGGACACTCCGATTCGAGACATTCCGTCCTCCACGCAGGTCATCACGCGGCCTGTCATCGAAGATC
It contains:
- a CDS encoding FecR family protein, which encodes MGTPEPNTVASTASAWLVLMQTGPVTDDERQRFAEWLSADPTHPAAYREAERFWRALDGLSPDDIRELERSLPQESARESTQPLQSWRRLTAMAACVLLVTGAGLWLALVLWPLGGYRTAVGEQRTLTLPDGSTIQLNTDTSLSAVITDRERRLTLHRGEAFFAVAPDQARPFEVTVGQGTIRALGTAFNVRTDRDRTTVTVSEHSVRIRLGHEPSIDVQAGEQLRYQPSGWLGAVERADLNRALAWQQHRLMFENQPLPEVLDEVARYRSGRLVFLRDQSLNTLLVTGSFDTERLDHFFSALEESLPIRIVTIADRVILLYRSRIAKS
- a CDS encoding TonB-dependent receptor plug domain-containing protein, with product MTTLINIPLSVMTLVTAALTGCAQVASGGRFSSSEPSAERACDQSTYERSYVTTCVSTMSRDPDTPIRDIPSSTQVITRPVIEDQKALTVGDALRNVSGVQGR
- a CDS encoding PepSY domain-containing protein is translated as MLTQPFQPAHQTHPTASRPIPPTPVGTVATQPARKSLRKLWLRLHLYVGLIGGALFVLTSLTGSLLVFYKTIDEWLNPEQLIRTVGSDHPLSDIVAGARTAHPDWSPPDTLIFPLHERDTFHAWFKDPAAAPPEEHWHVVAVDPSTARPLSDRRWGSFFVSFIYELHQELLLGRPGEIFVGLLAVLLLVSIGTGLYLWWPAPGKLRRAFSFQSGGSLIRRHYGWHKLTGLAGALVLTLLAVTGFYLEFPDAVTSVVRWFSPVRDQSPERQPRSEPQAGVPRIPPEQAVAVARTVFPDATPMWLGLPQHERDSYSVGLRQPGEVRQAGGQTEVWIDQYSGTVRRVEDWRTFTRGETLLSWLFPLHNGEAFGLSGRWIIFAAGLTPLLLYVTALRMWWLKRDAHRRRRES
- a CDS encoding RNA polymerase sigma factor, producing MSELTQHDLSALVRDHGPELQHFLTRRLGCADTAKDLVQDTFLRLLQNMPGEILGNPRAFLFRVATNLLIDHHRRQQHRDTVTLDDPERPLDQADQSPSIETVVWSKQQVARLKLAIQELPPKCRHVFLLIKFHHMSHADVAAQLGISQSTVVKHMIKAVDFCRSRLEDP
- a CDS encoding TonB-dependent receptor, whose product is MFAPLLFLGLLMMSSAPIGTAQAQDAPASSPQTFAIAPQPLSSALLQFSSMTQIELLYDAAMTRDVETQGVSGEYTPEEALRILLRDTGLSPRTTTSGSITLERMSAPQSMSAARAPSLATAAVPETSPRPAAQKSVKVPEIVVKDIRDRDDDTQTYVAEESTTATRTDTPIRDVPQSIQVITRKVIEEQRTFRLQNTLENISGINATESAASLYDSLIIRGFTATDRSYFRNGLLDPFAQFTASDTYNIRRLEVLKGPAAVLYGQGDPGGVINIVTHKPLPNAAYSANVTLGNFHFYRSELDATGPLNAAKTVLYRLNVAGQKAGSFMDYANRDLAAIAPSVTWLMSSRTTLTVEADYLRRWSNDPYGLPAQGTFLPNPNGEIPRHRATTLGNFSTFNRTSYRFGYDLTHQFNDKWSIRNAFRHTIAEDDRNNLYAGFGGVLEPDFRTIQRFQVLQPGVARRHANSMVTNLVGHFRFLDMDHTLLTGIELRQEKTDQSNYTVAGAPPLDLFAPDYSLPPLPFTGDRVSFRADNKTAAVYMQDQVTILPNLKFLGGLRFDYVHQFQQSVGEPQQTADNHAVSPRLGLVYQPVEPVSLYTSWTKGFQPSSAASLNPDGGLFKPERSTQYEVGMKTFFFDNRVSATLAWFHLTRENLLTPNPDPALALQGFSVQTGEQRSQGIELDVTAQLTPGWNILAGYAYTDAEVTKDTDTSLVAKRLANVPYNKFTFWSTYHIQEGLLQGFGAGGGLFAYTGRNASIFGDQTEMPGYIRADAALYYNRDLQKGNWLGARSMHIALNVRNLLDQRYVATSYNGSNQFFFGEPRTVLATVGLRF
- a CDS encoding transcriptional repressor yields the protein MRSQPDGRDRRVREGIERVRTSLGRSRLNWSLQRERIVQAFLQEEHITVRELYGRLNRQGLRAPLNTIYRTMRVLCEKGFAEARRFGEETQYDNLSAKGAHDHLICTGCGHIVEFEDPAIERLRQEVATDHGFHLTACRLELYGLCGACRVKSRQVMVRHVSVAQGRILRRV
- a CDS encoding TonB-dependent siderophore receptor, with product MQFSWHIIIASVSAFLFQSAANLAEAGNNRLTTYEPRPFLLAQASPSGEPTETTEFNISPQPLGSAITTFADQANYRLLVPSEMTEGKTTNGVSGRHTPEEALTLLLTGTGLSYRLTDSRTMTLEPAGVTPLPPSPVAQATSPEPPNPNTQVQSGAKPVKVPEVVIKEVEDRGYSVDESSTATRIPAPIHDTPRSVEVVTRQVLDDQKVIRFSEALRNVSGVSQSSTQGGQGGTFMIRGFASELNVFKNGFRDDSTFSSRTQRDIINIESVEVVKGPPSYLYGRSDPGGVINQVTKAPLKNRYYSAEMIVGSYGLYRPQIDIGGPLNESKTLTYRFNGMYESAESYRDGVKSQRIFLAPTFGWEMSSRTTLRFEGEYLFDRSPIDRGLIAFGNGVAPIPISRFLGDPNRKMEVQQGKATITLWHEINDMFRWRTAFRAAAARSRYSSLESNFLVGAESDGILNLARYEIPTTVQSHYLQNELHGNFFTGSIKHKTIIGIELGRENSSATASGDFGGDTTTPGAFSYINIFNPNDRLFLNPTLTKFSDASQQNNILGAYVGDQVDLLDNLHMHFGGRFDLFDQTITNRPDGLTPTGSENTKTDTAFSPSVGIAYQPWKPITLYANYTESFAPQSAGSRSISGNLFDPERGKSYEGGVKYEAFGGKLRSTVAVFDIKKKNVLTADPLNGFFFSVATGEQRSKGAEFDISGQILPGWDIIANYAYIDTRVTKDLLFAEGSRAPNSALHQGSLWTTYFFQEGVVKGFGAGIGMYAQGKRNGIFQCQDPANCQAPFELAGYVRMDAALYYRKQEVFNKTNLLAAINFTNLLDHRYFSGAQNFREIVYTGAPFTAVGSLRFEFY